From Bradyrhizobium sp. sBnM-33:
CTGGTGCAGCCGTTTGAGGCCCGGGTATCCCGGTGGCGTCCCCGTGCGGCTTGAAGTCGATATCGCCAGCAAGACGTTCAAGAGCGCGGCGGGCGAACAGCACGACGTGATCGCCGGGGTCGCCTTCGCTCTTGATGCAGGCGAGGCCGGAGTATTGGTCGGCCCATCCGGCTGCGGCAAGAGTACGATGCTCCGGATTCTCGCCGGCCTCGACCCCGATTTTCAAGGGCGCGTCTCGCGTCCTCCCGGCGCGCGGATCGGCTTCGTGTTCCAAGAGCCGCGGCTGTTGCCGTGGCGGTCGGTCGAGGAGAATGTGCGACTTGCCGCGCCTGCCGCCGATGAAGCGAAGCTTTCAGCACTCTTCGAAATTCTGGAGCTGAAGGCACATCGCAACCATTTTCCCGGCGAGTTATCGCTCGGCCTCGCGCGGCGCGTTGCGCTTGCCCGCGCGTTCGCCGTCGAGCCGGAGCTGCTCATTCTCGACGAACCGCTTGCCTCGCTCGATGCCGCTCTTGCGAGCCGCCTGCGCGATGAGATCGCCACGTTGATGGACGGTCGGTCCATGATAACGCTGCTGGTCACCCACGATGTGAACGATGCGGTTCGTCTCGGCGATCGCGTGATCCTGCTGTCGCCACGCCCGGCCCGGATTCTCGCAGACCTGCCCATCCGCACGCCGCGAAGCGTACGCGGAGAAGTCGAGATCGCCGCAATCAAGTCGGAAATCATGCGGCGGATCAATGGCGATACCACCAAGCAGGCTGCCTTGTAGGCAGTGCCCGAGGCCGGTGCTAGGATGCGTGATAGGTTGGGATTGACGATGAAACGCTCGATCGGAATCGCAGCGCTCGGTCTTTCTCTTGTGGCCATGACGGCAGCGGCCCAAGACATGATGCGTCATGTTGACCTGTCGTCGCCCGATATGACGTCGGCCGAAATGACTCGCGCCGAGGTCGAGGCCGCGCTTGCTGCGGCGACCACCGCCGCACCCGCTGACTTCACGGGGAAAAGACTATCCGGCCTCGATCTGTCCGGGCTCAACCTGTCCGGCGCAATTTTCCGCGCGGCCAGGCTCAACAAGACCAAGCTCGCCGGCGCCAAGCTCGACCGTGCCATTCTCGACCAGGC
This genomic window contains:
- a CDS encoding ABC transporter ATP-binding protein, which encodes MRLEVDIASKTFKSAAGEQHDVIAGVAFALDAGEAGVLVGPSGCGKSTMLRILAGLDPDFQGRVSRPPGARIGFVFQEPRLLPWRSVEENVRLAAPAADEAKLSALFEILELKAHRNHFPGELSLGLARRVALARAFAVEPELLILDEPLASLDAALASRLRDEIATLMDGRSMITLLVTHDVNDAVRLGDRVILLSPRPARILADLPIRTPRSVRGEVEIAAIKSEIMRRINGDTTKQAAL